A DNA window from Arachis duranensis cultivar V14167 chromosome 3, aradu.V14167.gnm2.J7QH, whole genome shotgun sequence contains the following coding sequences:
- the LOC107478810 gene encoding uncharacterized protein LOC107478810, whose product MHLWEKGFMPNYWIWTEHGEIDDIGINQMGFNNCGEGGSGSGANVEECDMYDISWEDNSRRYHEMVFNSAGPEDPHVEAKNFFDLLEAAQKSLWEGCVHSQLSIAVRMLCIKAEGNQSQESFKQCATLIREIAPEGSAIPRDYYEAKKLVQNPRLKAIKIDYCSNNCMLYRKDDAVLTSCKFCEAPRFKPISDGGCKSKRVPFKRMHYLPLIPRLRRLYVSMSSAPHMTWHIKNQRDDGVMTHPSHGEAWKSFDRIHSDFALEPRNIRLGLCSDGFTPNIQFSKPYSCWPVIVIPYNLPPGMCMKDPYLFLTCLIPGPNNPKANIDVFLGPLIDELNELWNPGVLTYDIVEKKNFVLKAALMWTINDFPAYGMLSGWMTQGRLSCPICMEDTKSFTLSHGGKASWFDCHRRFLPINHPYRRNKNDFRKNKIESEEAPTRLSGLEIWQRIKGLEKISDNGKWIKSREYGITHNWTKQSVFWELPYWKDNLVRHCLDIMHIEKNVLDNIMNTVMDTDRTKDNEKARLDLAELCKRPDLHLRHVGDNCWSKPKAAYTLTSEQQQDVYRWVQQLRFPDGYASNLARCCLLPTAFRELPTNIWKPLTELSQFFKDLCSTTLKVHDLEVMEQNIPIILCKLERIFPPGFFNVMEHLPIHLAYEARVCGPVQYRWMYPFERVIGAFKRTVKNRARVEGSICEAFLAKETSSFVSFYFEPHILSRRTRVGRNDDGGDTIKASLSIFNRPGRKVGKAKDHWLDERDKAAAHLHILLNESKVQNQCNEIVDPGLQSLSWGPSNKATSYPIYKVNGYTFHTLARSKGKKTDNTGVFVKGDIGNGKSDWFGVLEDILELEYTGSDSNRVVLFKCQWYDPSRPNGTRIHNDYKITEVNHSKRYRHYDPFIVAQKAKQVYFLPYPGNCKSMWRVVVNTKPRGRIEINHVHVEEDEEENDVAYQADESNPSRISDTEPPISLKSPFGEDHIVELSIGSSSGANKNDDDDVADFNDDIDF is encoded by the exons ATGCATTTGTGGGAAAAGGGGTTTATGCCAAATTATTGGATTTGGACAGAACATGGAGAGATTGATGACATAGGGATTAATCAGATGGGATTCAATAATTGTGGGGAAGGTGGTTCAGGAAGTGGTGCAAATGTGGAAGAATGTGATATGTATGACATTAGCTGGGAAGACAACTCCAGAAGGTATCATGAAATGGTTTTCAATTCTGCTGGTCCAGAAGATCCTCATGTAGAGGCTAAAAACTTTTTTGATCTTCTTGAGGCAGCTCAAAAATCTTTGTGGGAAGGTTGTGTGCACTCTCAACTATCGATAGCTGTTAGAATGCTATGCATTAAGGCCGAGGGAAACCAATCACAAGAGTCATTTAAGCAGTGTGCCACCTTAATTAGGGAAATTGCTCCTGAGGGTAGTGCCATACCTAGGGATTACTATGAGGCTAAGAAGTTAGTGCAAAATCCTAGATTGAAGGCAATCAAAATAGATTATTGTTCAAATAATTGCATGTTGTATCGAAAAGATGATGCTGTTCTAACTAGTTGCAAGTTTTGTGAAGCACCTAGATTCAAGCCTATTTCCGATGGTGGTTGTAAGTCCAAGAGAGTTCCTTTCAAACGGATGCACTACTTACCCTTAATCCCTAGACTTCGAAGGCTTTACGTGTCAATGAGTTCAGCTCCGCACATGACGTGGCATATAAAAAATCAACGTGATGATGGCGTGATGACCCATCCGTCACATGGGGAGGCATGGAAAAGCTTTGACCGTATCCACTCTGATTTTGCTTTGGAGCCTAGAAATATTAGGTTAGGTCTTTGCTCTGATGGGTTTACCCCAAATATCCAATTTAGCAAGCCTTATTCTTGTTGGCCCGTAATTGTTATTCCATACAATCTACCTCCTGGAATGTGTATGAAAGATCCCTATTTGTTCTTGACTTGCCTAATACCTGGTCCTAATAACCCTAAAGCCAACATTGATGTATTCTTGGGACCCTTGATTGATGAATTAAATGAGTTGTGGAATCCTGGTGTTTTGACATATGATATTGTAGAAAAGAAGAATTTCGTCTTAAAGGCAGCATTGATGTGGACTATCAATGATTTTCCGGCTTATGGGATGTTGTCTGGGTGGATGACACAAGGAAGATTGTCATGTCCTATTTGCATGGAGGATACCAAGTCTTTTACACTATCACATGGAGGCAAGGCATCATGGTTTGATTGTCATCGGAGGTTTTTGCCGATAAACCACCCTTATAGGCGCAATAAGAATGACTTCAGgaagaataaaatagaaagtgAAGAGGCTCCTACCAGATTAAGTGGTTTGGAGATTTGGCAAAGGATTAAAGGACTTGAGAAGATATCAGATAATGGAAAGTGGATCAAATCGCGAGAGTATGGTATTACTCACAATTGGACTAAGCAAAGTGTGTTTTGGGAGTTACCTTATTGGAAGGATAACCTGGTTCGTCACTGTCTTGATATAATGCATATAGAGAAGAATGTGCTTGATAACATAATGAATACTGTTATGGACACTGATAGAACTAAAGACAATGAAAAGGCTAGGTTAGACCTGGCTGAACTGTGCAAGCGTCCAGATTTACATTTGCGGCATGTCGGTGATAATTGTTGGTCCAAACCTAAGGCAGCTTATACTTTAACTTCTGAACAACAACAAGACGTGTATAGGTGGGTGCAACAACTTAGATTTCCAGATGGTTATGCATCTAACCTTGCTAGATGT TGCTTGCTTCCAACTGCATTCAGAGAACTACCTACAAATATATGGAAGCCTCTTACCGAGTTAAGCCAGTTTTTCAAAGACTTGTGTTCAACCACTCTCAAGGTTCATGATTTAGAGGTTATGGAGCAGAATATTCCCATTATCCTTTGCAAGTTAGAAAGGATATTTCCCCCGGGATTCTTTAATGTGATGGAGCATTTGCCAATTCATCTAGCATATGAGGCACGTGTGTGTGGACCTGTCCAATATAGGTGGATGTATCCGTTTGAACGGGTGATAGGAGCATTCAAGCGAACAGTGAAAAATAGAGCAAGGGTTGAAGGTTCGATTTGTGAGGCTTTCTTGGCGAAGGAGACTTCAAGTTTTGTTTCTTTCTACTTTGAACCACATATCTTATCGAGGCGAACCCGTGTGGGAAGAAATGATGACGGCGGAGACACAATTAAAGCCTctttatcaatatttaatagACCTGGTCGCAAGGTTGGAAAAGCTAAAGATCATTGGTTAGATGAACGAGACAAGGCCGCAGCTCATTTGCATATTCTACTCAATGAAAGCAAA GTTCAAAATCAATGCAATGAAATTGTTGATCCGGGTTTGCAATCACTTTCTTGGGGTCCTTCAAACAAAGCAACAAGTTATCCAATTTATAAAGTAAATGGATATACATTTCATACCCTTGCAAggtcaaaaggaaaaaaaactgaTAACACCGGTGTGTTTGTTAAAGGTGATATAGgcaatgggaaaagtgattggTTTGGAGTATTAGAAGATATACTCGAGCTTGAATACACTGGTAGTGACTCTAATCGAGTTGTTTTGTTCAAATGTCAATGGTATGATCCAAGTCGTCCAAATGGAACACGTATTCATAATGACTACAAAATAACTGAAGTCAACCATAGTAAAAGATATCGCCACTATGATCCTTTCATTGTCGCCCAAAAAGCTAAACAAGTTTACTTCTTACCTTATCCTGGAAATTGCAAGTCTATGTGGCGTGTTGTTGTAAACACTAAACCAAGAGGTCGAATTGAAATCAATCATGTACATGTAGAGGAGGATGAGGAAGAGAATGATGTAGCTTATCAAGCGGATGAGAGTAATCCTTCTAGGATTTCTGACACCGAGCCTCCTATCAGTCTTAAGTCTCCATTTGGAGAGGACCACATTGTTGAATTGTCCATTGGCTCTAGTTCTGGGGCTaataaaaatgatgatgatgatgttgcaGACTTTAATGATGATATTGATTTTTAA